The following DNA comes from Cellulomonas soli.
CCGGGGTGCACGCGACGCGGGCCTGATCGGTGCGTGGCTGGACCGGCCGGGGGAGCGGCGCGGCGGCGCGCACCCCGAGGACCCGGACGACGCACGCGCCTCGGGCGTCCTGGTGGTCGGCTCGCTCACCGACCTCGGTGACGCGCTCGGCGTCTGAACCTTCCGGACGCGACGCGTCCTGAGCCCGCCGACGTGCCTCAGCGGCGTGTCCGGGCACGCCAGCAGCGTGTCAGGTAAGGCAGCTCGACGCGCTCGCGCCCACGCAGGTGCGGATGCGTGGCGACGAGCTCGTCGACCGCGTCCAGCAGGGCGTCACGGTCGGCGTCGGGCAGCGTCAGCAGGTGCGAGCGGCTCGCTGCGAGCGCGCGCAGCGCGGCGGGGGCGATCTCGTCGTGCCACCGGATCGTGGTGTGCTCGGTGGGCTCGAACTGCGGCCCGAGCGAGGGGCTGCGGTGGCTGGGTTCGAGGTCGTCGCCGCGGTGGATGATCTCGGTGAACGCGGCGACCCAGTCGACGTCGGGGTCGCGGACGTTCCACAGCACCGCCAGGGTCCCTCCCGGCCGCAGCACGCGCGCGATCTCGGCGGAGGCGGCCGTCTCGTCGAACCAGTGCCAGGCCTGGGCGACGGTGACCACGTCGGCCACGCCGTCGGGCAGCCCGGTCCGCTCGGCCGAGCCGGGGCGTGCCTCGACGCCGGGGACGGCAGCGAGCAGCTCTCCACGCATCGCGTCGGAGGGCTCGAGGGCGGTGACGTGCAGGCCCAGCTCGGCGAGCCGTGCGGTGAGCTTGCCGGTGCCCGCGGCGAGGTCCACGGCGTCGCGCGCGCCGGGCGGCACGCACCACCGGACGGCCTCGGCCGGGTAGGTCGGTCGGGTGGCCTGGTAGACGGCTGCACCGCGTTCGAAGGACGCGGCGCGTGCGGTGCGGTCGGCGTCCATGCCTCCACGGTGCCACGCGGGTCAAGGGTCGCGCCTGGCGGACGTGTCGTTG
Coding sequences within:
- a CDS encoding class I SAM-dependent methyltransferase; amino-acid sequence: MDADRTARAASFERGAAVYQATRPTYPAEAVRWCVPPGARDAVDLAAGTGKLTARLAELGLHVTALEPSDAMRGELLAAVPGVEARPGSAERTGLPDGVADVVTVAQAWHWFDETAASAEIARVLRPGGTLAVLWNVRDPDVDWVAAFTEIIHRGDDLEPSHRSPSLGPQFEPTEHTTIRWHDEIAPAALRALAASRSHLLTLPDADRDALLDAVDELVATHPHLRGRERVELPYLTRCWRARTRR